The following coding sequences are from one Arcobacter nitrofigilis DSM 7299 window:
- the clpX gene encoding ATP-dependent Clp protease ATP-binding subunit ClpX, with product MPSTKKSCDFCGKEIKEVKKIFSSENANICDECISMCSNVMEKETIKEAKKEFQKGLSVPIKIKEHLDEYVIGQDDAKKVLAVALYNHYKRIDKPIVKNVELEKSNIMLIGPTGSGKTLLAKSLAKIMDVPFAVADATALTEAGYVGEDVESILSRLLAAADFDLEKAKRGIVYIDEIDKIANKSESATSGRDVSGEGVQQGLLKILEGAEVYVPVKGSRKNSSAETIIFDTTHVLFICGGAFVGLRKDENKEKSTVMGFLNKDNKQKDKKDIEAKELISFGLIPEFIGRIPVIAELNKLSKDDLIRVLKEPKNAITKQYEILFELDGVDLKFDDKALDEIANIAYEKDVGARGLRGIIEKLMLPLQYTIPSEENLGSCVITQEYICNEKDVDLIYVKGTEKKVSKEINYNDIKK from the coding sequence ATGCCTAGTACTAAAAAATCATGTGACTTTTGCGGAAAAGAGATAAAAGAAGTTAAAAAAATATTTTCAAGTGAAAATGCAAATATTTGTGATGAGTGTATCTCTATGTGCTCAAATGTTATGGAAAAAGAGACCATAAAAGAAGCAAAAAAAGAGTTTCAAAAAGGACTTAGTGTTCCAATTAAAATAAAAGAACATCTTGATGAGTATGTAATAGGTCAAGATGATGCAAAAAAAGTTTTAGCAGTTGCACTTTATAACCATTATAAAAGAATTGATAAACCCATTGTAAAAAATGTTGAGTTAGAAAAATCAAATATTATGTTAATAGGTCCAACGGGAAGTGGTAAAACTCTACTTGCAAAATCATTAGCAAAAATTATGGACGTACCTTTTGCAGTTGCAGATGCGACAGCCCTAACAGAAGCTGGATATGTAGGGGAAGATGTGGAATCTATACTTTCACGACTTCTAGCTGCTGCTGATTTTGATTTGGAAAAAGCAAAAAGAGGTATTGTTTATATTGATGAAATAGATAAAATAGCCAATAAAAGTGAAAGTGCCACAAGCGGAAGAGATGTAAGTGGGGAGGGTGTTCAACAAGGATTACTAAAAATTTTAGAGGGTGCTGAAGTTTATGTTCCTGTAAAAGGAAGTAGAAAAAACTCATCTGCTGAAACTATTATTTTTGATACTACCCATGTTTTATTTATCTGTGGTGGTGCCTTTGTAGGATTACGAAAAGATGAAAACAAAGAAAAGTCTACAGTAATGGGATTTTTAAACAAAGATAATAAACAAAAAGATAAAAAAGATATCGAAGCAAAAGAGCTTATCTCTTTTGGATTAATTCCTGAATTTATTGGTAGGATTCCAGTAATTGCAGAACTTAATAAACTCTCAAAAGATGATTTAATAAGAGTTTTAAAAGAGCCAAAGAATGCTATTACAAAACAGTATGAAATCCTATTTGAACTCGATGGAGTTGATTTAAAATTTGATGATAAAGCCCTAGATGAAATTGCAAATATTGCTTATGAAAAAGACGTAGGAGCAAGAGGATTAAGGGGTATAATAGAAAAACTTATGCTACCATTACAATATACAATACCATCAGAAGAGAACTTGGGTTCGTGCGTAATTACACAAGAGTATATATGTAATGAAAAAGATGTAGATTTAATATATGTGAAAGGTACGGAAAAGAAGGTCTCTAAGGAGATAAACTATAATGATATTAAAAAATAA
- the nifT gene encoding putative nitrogen fixation protein NifT, with translation MAKVMLRENEGKIYFYFAKKDMEEIIETVEFDSEENWGGECELSNGETWWIQPGPKNLPKEEVCKKLNN, from the coding sequence ATGGCAAAAGTTATGTTAAGAGAAAATGAGGGCAAAATATATTTTTATTTTGCGAAAAAAGATATGGAAGAAATTATAGAAACTGTTGAGTTTGATAGTGAAGAAAATTGGGGTGGAGAGTGTGAACTTTCAAATGGTGAAACGTGGTGGATTCAACCAGGTCCTAAAAATTTACCAAAAGAAGAAGTTTGTAAAAAACTTAACAACTAA
- a CDS encoding hydrogenase small subunit: MKIVIIGGGIAAVYLANNILNVDSSCSVTMLSDEEYIPYDRIHLCRLIDTKNDVESIKLELNSAVNLQLNQTISNINKDKKEVLSNDKTYDYDKLIIATGSTPITLLDTTLENVSVFRNVNDCKKIEQYCKTNEVVLVGSGPIALELLDALNEMSDVKSITLLIRSRHLYDKYISNESMQIMQTSFLKNKKVKISYEDEIVDTKIKNNKIEVLKTKKLNIKNPFIVFGIGIKANAKPFEKFIDVNRGILVNEFMQSSDENIYAVGECAEVVKDNFVAGHVKECTTQANVAISHIFEKESKPFELDVAVDMLKIGDFTLVEICSSDFNNDFEKVVIESKDKKRVDEYFLKDKKLIRFIGINSNIDTAYLEKVIKENSVIDLNYLYENRELSPRGKLVCACKHIYYDDLKSLIVSCKIDSFSSMKEFSEAGRVCGRCKKEVDDIIIASQDLIDNKTPKKTLEEIKLEEELKRSQRSVDKFKKLHPKNDMDEKNLESALKMLDIGKGEINSWISMVTASMKLNPAFEDVVSEGIKNLNKIPIIWLELSDCSGNSEAFIKSSNPVLEDLIFDYISLDYHELLMSASGDESETILENIIKNDKGKYVLIVEGAVPLALDGKYLRIGKKGETGVELLKKCAKDAALVLAVGSCAFDGGVVSAYPNPTGAVGVAQALNRDDVINITGCPTNPINIVGTLLSYMMFEELPALDKFNRPLWAYEQRVHDNCERRGHYELGEFVKEWGDDGAKNGWCLFEMGCKGPYANVNCPSMKFNQGTSWPVQVGHGCMGCTELGFFDKFANERVYKKTKEDEK, from the coding sequence ATGAAAATAGTTATTATTGGTGGAGGAATTGCCGCAGTTTATTTAGCAAATAATATTTTAAATGTAGATTCATCATGCAGTGTTACTATGCTCAGTGATGAAGAATATATTCCTTATGATAGGATACATCTTTGTAGACTAATTGATACTAAGAATGATGTTGAAAGCATAAAACTAGAATTAAATAGTGCTGTAAACTTACAACTTAATCAAACTATTTCAAATATCAATAAAGATAAAAAAGAAGTTCTTTCAAATGACAAAACTTATGACTACGACAAACTTATAATTGCCACAGGCTCTACTCCCATAACTCTTTTAGATACAACTTTAGAAAATGTTTCTGTTTTTAGAAATGTAAATGATTGTAAAAAGATAGAACAATATTGTAAAACAAATGAAGTAGTACTTGTAGGAAGTGGACCCATTGCTTTAGAGTTATTAGATGCTTTAAATGAAATGAGTGATGTAAAAAGCATAACTTTGCTTATAAGAAGCAGACATTTATATGATAAGTATATATCTAATGAATCTATGCAAATAATGCAAACGAGTTTTCTAAAAAACAAAAAAGTAAAAATCTCTTATGAAGATGAGATTGTTGATACCAAAATTAAAAATAACAAAATAGAAGTTTTAAAAACAAAAAAATTAAATATAAAAAATCCTTTTATTGTTTTTGGAATAGGAATAAAAGCAAATGCAAAACCCTTCGAAAAATTTATTGATGTAAACAGAGGTATTTTAGTAAATGAGTTTATGCAAAGTAGTGATGAAAATATCTATGCAGTTGGAGAGTGTGCGGAAGTTGTAAAAGATAATTTTGTAGCAGGTCATGTAAAAGAGTGTACAACTCAAGCAAATGTTGCAATATCCCATATCTTTGAAAAAGAATCAAAGCCCTTTGAACTTGATGTTGCCGTTGACATGCTTAAAATTGGGGATTTTACTTTAGTTGAAATTTGCTCTTCAGATTTTAATAATGATTTTGAAAAAGTTGTTATTGAGTCTAAAGATAAAAAAAGAGTTGATGAATACTTCTTAAAAGATAAAAAACTCATAAGATTTATAGGAATTAATTCAAATATTGATACAGCATATTTAGAAAAAGTCATAAAAGAAAATAGTGTAATAGATTTAAACTATTTGTATGAAAACAGAGAATTAAGCCCAAGGGGAAAATTGGTCTGTGCATGTAAACATATCTATTATGATGATTTAAAAAGTCTTATAGTCTCATGTAAGATTGACTCTTTTTCTTCAATGAAAGAGTTCAGTGAGGCAGGAAGAGTTTGTGGAAGATGTAAAAAAGAGGTTGATGATATTATCATTGCTTCACAAGATTTAATAGATAATAAAACTCCTAAAAAAACCTTAGAAGAGATAAAATTAGAAGAAGAGTTAAAAAGAAGTCAAAGAAGTGTAGATAAATTTAAAAAACTACACCCTAAAAATGACATGGATGAAAAGAATCTAGAATCAGCTTTAAAAATGCTTGATATTGGAAAAGGTGAAATAAATAGTTGGATCTCAATGGTAACAGCTAGTATGAAACTAAATCCAGCTTTTGAAGATGTTGTAAGTGAGGGAATTAAGAATCTAAATAAGATTCCAATTATTTGGTTAGAACTTAGTGATTGTAGTGGAAATAGTGAAGCCTTTATAAAATCCTCAAATCCAGTTCTTGAGGACTTGATATTTGATTATATCTCTTTGGATTATCATGAGTTACTTATGAGTGCAAGTGGTGATGAGAGTGAGACTATTTTAGAAAATATAATTAAAAATGATAAAGGTAAATATGTCTTGATAGTTGAAGGTGCTGTTCCTTTAGCCCTTGATGGAAAATATTTAAGAATAGGTAAAAAAGGTGAAACGGGAGTTGAACTTTTAAAAAAATGTGCAAAAGATGCAGCACTTGTATTAGCAGTTGGTTCTTGTGCTTTTGATGGAGGAGTTGTATCTGCTTATCCTAATCCAACAGGAGCTGTGGGAGTTGCCCAAGCTTTAAATAGAGATGATGTAATAAATATCACAGGCTGTCCAACGAATCCTATAAATATAGTAGGAACTCTACTTTCTTATATGATGTTTGAAGAGTTGCCAGCTTTAGATAAATTTAATCGTCCACTTTGGGCTTATGAGCAAAGGGTTCATGATAATTGTGAAAGAAGAGGTCATTATGAACTTGGTGAATTTGTAAAAGAGTGGGGAGATGATGGAGCAAAAAATGGTTGGTGTCTTTTTGAGATGGGTTGTAAAGGACCCTATGCCAATGTAAATTGTCCATCTATGAAATTTAACCAAGGAACAAGTTGGCCTGTGCAAGTTGGACATGGCTGTATGGGTTGTACTGAGCTTGGATTTTTTGATAAATTCGCAAATGAGAGAGTATATAAAAAAACAAAAGAGGATGAAAAATAA
- a CDS encoding SIR2 family protein — MDNLIEKLKSGTLVPFLGMGIFEDSIAKDGTRLPFDSDSMILALNNGRAMSPRLMYEYSRAAMSLEQRKGREFIVQMTNHIYSSKEYDLPKVYTWLKAIKPKYVIDTNMDDSLQKIYSDVEHFLITGVSRITADYDRFIIYKFNLSKNTYEKIEKEALTLDLPILFKPMGSTKPEMNFIISDADFVDWLTEAMGGFAMPPILKDFRKDKEYLFMGVDFSKDTFRMVANEITIDLKGGFTIFNKPELTKKEDKFIKTHNLENLNLSLNEFINSHA; from the coding sequence ATGGATAACTTAATAGAAAAATTAAAAAGTGGTACTCTCGTCCCATTTTTAGGAATGGGTATATTCGAAGATAGTATTGCAAAAGATGGAACAAGACTTCCATTTGATAGTGATTCGATGATTTTAGCCCTAAATAATGGAAGAGCTATGAGCCCAAGACTTATGTATGAATACTCAAGAGCTGCTATGAGTTTAGAGCAAAGGAAAGGTAGAGAATTTATTGTTCAAATGACAAACCACATCTATAGCTCTAAAGAGTATGATTTACCAAAAGTTTATACTTGGTTAAAAGCAATCAAACCTAAATATGTAATTGATACAAATATGGATGATAGTTTACAAAAAATCTATAGTGATGTTGAACACTTCTTGATAACTGGGGTTTCAAGAATAACTGCTGATTATGATAGATTTATCATTTATAAATTTAATCTAAGTAAAAATACTTATGAAAAAATAGAAAAAGAAGCTCTAACTTTAGATTTACCTATTTTATTTAAACCAATGGGTTCAACAAAACCTGAGATGAATTTTATTATTTCAGATGCTGATTTTGTGGATTGGTTAACAGAAGCCATGGGTGGATTTGCTATGCCTCCTATTTTAAAAGATTTTAGAAAAGATAAAGAGTATCTCTTTATGGGTGTTGATTTTTCTAAAGATACTTTTAGAATGGTTGCAAATGAGATTACTATAGATTTAAAAGGTGGGTTTACTATATTTAATAAACCTGAACTAACAAAAAAAGAGGATAAATTTATCAAAACTCATAATTTAGAAAATTTAAATTTGAGTTTAAACGAGTTTATAAATAGCCATGCCTAG
- a CDS encoding 4Fe-4S dicluster domain-containing protein, whose product MAVKITEECISCEACAPECPVAAILEDGHDKNPTDVFYVKPESCVECVDHADKPRCAEACPTEGAIVWDMPYTSEFSDYYAMGNDEGTYKIREHKTKGLMLPSVKEQKFIADIPMEDREAYANVGQF is encoded by the coding sequence ATGGCAGTTAAAATTACAGAAGAGTGTATAAGTTGTGAAGCATGTGCTCCAGAGTGTCCAGTTGCAGCGATTTTAGAAGATGGTCATGATAAAAATCCTACAGATGTTTTTTATGTAAAACCAGAATCATGTGTTGAGTGTGTTGATCATGCAGATAAACCTAGATGTGCAGAAGCCTGTCCAACTGAAGGTGCAATAGTATGGGATATGCCTTATACTAGTGAATTCTCAGATTATTATGCAATGGGAAATGACGAAGGTACTTATAAAATAAGAGAACATAAAACAAAAGGTCTTATGCTTCCAAGCGTAAAAGAGCAAAAATTTATTGCTGACATTCCAATGGAAGATAGAGAAGCTTACGCAAACGTAGGACAATTTTAA
- a CDS encoding L-aspartate oxidase: protein MIYDVVVVGGGVAGLMAAIEAKKVDNTVALITKGNIFKSNSAMASGGINAVLNPKDSYAINSHIDDTFKSSKSLADINAITFMCKNASSIISKLEEYGVNFDKDEKGNILQRPFGGGSANRTCYVGDKTGFAITQALIKKAKEVGITFLINTYVLNLATHENSISGVVCLRRSDTSVLVYPAKAVVLAGGGYAGIFRGNSTNAQDYTGDLLAVCLRARLVLKDMEFMQFHPTGIAKTNYLVTEAARGEGGYLVNSDGERFINELETRDKIAKAILEQQQNGKEVFIDLRHLGYEKIQEKLPSLFNAAYNQVGIDISKELLKVKPVAHYSMGGVDTNMGDTSIKGLFVCGEMASNGVHGANRLGGNSLLEGTIFGELVGQKAYKYTHYKEYLPIDYNTVIKDIQNIDKIFEGDTTKNFNAIRISLGKVLFEKVGIIRSEKSLIQAFDYVKYLRRESYSLHCINKEKTNNVELISILELRNALEISEAIILSAQKRKESRGAHFREDYPNEDENLKNHILIKEIQKGYFRLRYEDNSLLTKIRNLFINRLD from the coding sequence ATGATTTATGATGTAGTTGTAGTTGGTGGTGGCGTTGCTGGACTTATGGCAGCAATAGAAGCCAAAAAAGTTGATAATACTGTAGCTCTCATCACAAAAGGAAATATCTTCAAATCAAATTCTGCTATGGCAAGTGGTGGAATAAATGCAGTTTTAAATCCTAAAGATTCTTATGCAATAAATTCTCATATTGATGATACTTTCAAATCATCAAAAAGTTTAGCAGATATAAATGCTATAACTTTCATGTGCAAAAATGCTTCTAGTATAATCTCAAAACTTGAAGAGTATGGAGTAAATTTTGACAAAGATGAAAAAGGAAATATCTTACAAAGACCCTTTGGTGGAGGCTCGGCAAATAGAACTTGTTATGTGGGAGATAAAACTGGTTTTGCTATAACGCAAGCACTTATAAAAAAAGCAAAAGAAGTTGGTATAACTTTTTTAATTAATACTTATGTTTTAAATCTAGCTACCCATGAAAACTCTATTTCTGGGGTAGTTTGCCTAAGAAGATCAGACACTTCTGTTTTAGTATATCCTGCAAAAGCTGTTGTTCTTGCTGGTGGTGGCTATGCTGGAATATTTAGAGGAAACTCTACTAATGCACAAGATTATACGGGTGATTTATTAGCTGTTTGTTTAAGAGCTAGATTAGTTTTAAAAGATATGGAATTTATGCAATTTCATCCAACTGGAATAGCAAAAACAAATTATCTTGTAACTGAAGCTGCTAGAGGAGAAGGTGGTTACTTAGTGAATAGTGATGGTGAGCGATTTATTAATGAACTTGAAACTAGAGATAAAATTGCAAAAGCAATACTTGAACAACAACAAAATGGAAAAGAAGTTTTTATTGACTTAAGACATTTAGGATATGAAAAAATTCAAGAAAAATTACCCTCACTATTTAATGCAGCTTATAATCAAGTGGGAATAGATATTAGCAAAGAGTTATTAAAAGTAAAACCTGTGGCTCATTATAGTATGGGTGGAGTGGATACAAATATGGGAGACACTTCAATAAAAGGACTTTTTGTATGTGGAGAAATGGCGTCAAATGGAGTACATGGAGCAAATAGACTTGGAGGAAATTCTCTTTTAGAGGGAACTATCTTTGGGGAACTAGTAGGTCAAAAAGCTTATAAATATACTCACTATAAAGAGTATTTACCAATTGATTATAATACGGTTATAAAAGATATTCAAAATATAGATAAAATTTTTGAAGGTGATACTACAAAAAATTTTAATGCAATTAGAATCTCATTAGGAAAAGTTTTATTTGAAAAAGTAGGAATTATAAGATCTGAAAAGAGTTTAATTCAAGCTTTTGATTATGTAAAATATCTAAGAAGAGAGTCATATTCACTTCATTGCATAAATAAAGAAAAAACAAATAATGTTGAACTTATTTCCATATTGGAACTAAGAAATGCCCTTGAGATATCTGAAGCCATAATACTTTCAGCACAGAAAAGAAAAGAGAGCCGTGGAGCTCATTTTAGAGAAGATTATCCAAATGAAGATGAGAATCTTAAAAATCATATTTTAATAAAAGAGATTCAAAAAGGTTACTTTAGATTAAGATATGAAGATAATTCATTACTTACAAAAATAAGAAATCTATTTATAAATAGATTGGACTAA
- a CDS encoding aldo/keto reductase translates to MTEATLEATHNFAKKFSTYKEFYIKHNDLIFSKLGLGTFNKEPYKEENYVFHYIEGVKEAVKNGINLIDSASNYRYGQSEKEIGIALKELFEEKIVTREELIICSKGGFIQLEYPFPKNPYTWIEDNIIKTKLATKEDIELDQHCLSADFIEWSCKKSLENMGIDKFDIYYLHNPEIQIQKNGYKKFLKKVESIFKRFEKMVKMGFIKYYGVAVWNGFSDKSTGEHINLEDLVEIALKVGGENHHFKYIQTPFNIAKTNIYTMPTQMVKGEECTLLQAAHRLKIGVISSSSLLQMHLFKKSFKAETGYLLDNKMVLENDIQLALQFVRSTPGIITSLFASKVPVHIKSNLKITQIKTTPRAHYDLMYRV, encoded by the coding sequence ATGACAGAAGCAACTCTAGAAGCAACTCATAATTTTGCAAAAAAATTTTCAACTTACAAAGAATTTTATATTAAACACAATGACCTGATTTTTTCAAAACTTGGTCTTGGTACTTTTAATAAAGAGCCTTATAAAGAAGAGAATTATGTTTTTCACTATATAGAGGGTGTAAAAGAGGCTGTTAAAAATGGCATAAACTTAATAGATAGTGCTAGTAATTATAGATATGGTCAAAGTGAAAAAGAGATTGGTATTGCATTAAAAGAACTTTTTGAAGAGAAAATAGTTACAAGAGAAGAGCTAATTATTTGTTCAAAGGGTGGTTTTATTCAACTTGAATATCCATTTCCAAAAAATCCATATACTTGGATTGAAGATAACATTATCAAAACAAAACTTGCTACAAAAGAAGATATTGAACTAGATCAACACTGTTTAAGTGCTGATTTTATAGAGTGGTCGTGTAAAAAGTCACTAGAAAATATGGGAATTGATAAGTTTGATATTTATTATTTGCATAATCCAGAAATACAAATACAAAAGAATGGATACAAAAAATTTCTAAAGAAAGTTGAGTCTATTTTTAAACGATTTGAAAAAATGGTAAAAATGGGCTTTATAAAATATTATGGGGTTGCTGTTTGGAATGGATTTAGTGATAAATCTACAGGAGAGCATATCAATTTAGAAGATTTAGTAGAAATTGCACTTAAAGTTGGTGGAGAAAATCATCATTTTAAATATATTCAAACTCCTTTTAATATTGCAAAAACAAACATATATACAATGCCAACACAAATGGTAAAAGGTGAAGAGTGTACTTTATTACAAGCTGCACATAGACTAAAAATTGGTGTTATTAGCAGTTCTTCATTACTTCAAATGCACCTATTCAAAAAATCATTTAAAGCAGAAACTGGTTACTTATTAGATAATAAAATGGTTTTAGAAAATGACATTCAATTAGCACTTCAATTTGTAAGATCAACTCCTGGAATCATAACTTCACTTTTTGCATCAAAAGTTCCAGTTCATATAAAAAGTAATCTAAAAATAACACAAATAAAAACAACTCCAAGAGCACACTACGATTTAATGTATAGAGTCTAA
- a CDS encoding GNAT family N-acetyltransferase codes for MILKNNLQICKATNDDLPDLINLLQSLFTIEQDFTFNEKKHEEGIILLINNKSSEVILVKFENEVIGMITIQKIISTVMGTKVGLIEDFIIKDDYRDLGVGTYLLEYIKDYAKKHSLTRLQLVCDEDNTTAKEFYTNKKFKRSNLNAWYYTLDK; via the coding sequence ATGATATTAAAAAATAATTTACAAATATGTAAAGCAACAAATGACGACCTTCCAGACCTGATTAACCTTCTTCAATCTTTGTTTACTATTGAGCAAGATTTTACTTTCAATGAAAAAAAACATGAAGAAGGGATAATCCTACTAATAAATAATAAAAGTTCCGAAGTTATCCTTGTAAAGTTTGAAAATGAAGTTATAGGGATGATTACTATTCAAAAGATTATTTCAACTGTTATGGGAACAAAAGTTGGACTAATAGAAGACTTTATCATCAAAGATGATTATAGAGATTTAGGCGTTGGAACTTACCTTCTTGAGTACATCAAAGATTATGCTAAAAAGCACTCATTGACAAGGCTACAATTAGTTTGTGATGAAGACAATACAACAGCCAAAGAATTTTATACAAATAAAAAATTTAAACGAAGTAATTTAAACGCTTGGTACTACACTCTAGATAAATAG
- a CDS encoding sigma-54-dependent Fis family transcriptional regulator, translating to MSLFDNTACNSCLTLRELTTLYEISAVISNHYDLETSLEKSIKILKNSLNLTNCTVHILEDDLLTVFASVELSTIQKKLSVYKVGEGATGVAALSKEPVVVENIHNDSLFLNKSGKRDFSNLSYVAVPLVVENETVGVLGAALTKSTEIGFEDCVRILTIIGSIFAQTIYSYQLNIKEKERLEDLKSYYKMEWDSKVHNFGDIIGDSPKMKQVFQVIQRIAQSEVTILVRGETGTGKELVAAAIHKRSKRANEPFIKLNCAAITDTLLESELFGHEKGAFTDARETRKGRFELADKGTLFLDEIGDISSSAQVKLLRVLQEREFERVGGSKTIKVNVRLVAATNRNLEQMVKEGKFREDLYYRLNVIPIDLPPLRERGDDIKQLVNFFLERAIKNHKKNVKILDEAMELLASYPWPGNVRELENTMERIVLMGNENGIDSFDMSLLLPALEKGKLEDKPIASSKQASHKKSLEDMEKEAIKEALIANNFNQSSAAKELGITLRQMGYKINKYGITNEIQE from the coding sequence ATGTCATTATTTGATAATACAGCCTGTAACTCATGTTTAACTCTTAGAGAATTAACAACACTTTATGAAATTTCAGCAGTAATATCAAATCATTATGATTTGGAAACTTCCCTTGAAAAATCTATTAAGATTTTAAAAAATAGTTTGAATCTTACAAACTGTACAGTTCATATTTTAGAAGATGATTTACTTACAGTATTTGCTTCAGTTGAATTATCAACTATTCAAAAAAAACTATCAGTTTATAAAGTAGGCGAAGGAGCAACTGGTGTTGCTGCTTTATCTAAAGAACCAGTTGTTGTGGAAAATATTCACAACGATTCATTATTTTTAAATAAATCAGGGAAAAGAGATTTTTCAAATCTTTCATATGTAGCTGTTCCTTTAGTTGTTGAAAATGAAACTGTTGGTGTTTTGGGTGCTGCTCTTACTAAAAGTACGGAAATAGGATTTGAAGATTGTGTAAGAATACTTACAATTATTGGTTCAATATTTGCACAAACTATCTACTCTTATCAATTAAATATAAAAGAAAAAGAAAGATTAGAAGATTTGAAATCATATTATAAAATGGAATGGGACTCAAAGGTTCACAACTTTGGAGATATCATTGGTGATAGTCCAAAGATGAAACAAGTTTTTCAAGTAATACAAAGAATAGCCCAATCAGAGGTTACAATATTAGTAAGAGGAGAAACAGGAACTGGTAAAGAACTAGTTGCTGCTGCAATTCATAAAAGAAGTAAAAGAGCAAATGAACCTTTTATTAAATTAAACTGTGCGGCTATTACTGATACCTTACTTGAAAGTGAACTTTTTGGTCATGAGAAAGGTGCTTTTACAGATGCAAGAGAGACTAGAAAAGGAAGATTTGAATTAGCAGATAAAGGGACATTATTCTTAGATGAGATAGGTGATATTTCATCTTCTGCTCAAGTAAAACTTCTAAGAGTCTTACAAGAGAGAGAGTTCGAAAGAGTAGGTGGAAGTAAGACTATTAAAGTAAATGTTAGACTAGTTGCAGCAACAAATAGAAATTTAGAGCAAATGGTTAAAGAGGGCAAATTTAGAGAAGATTTATATTATAGATTAAATGTAATACCAATTGATTTACCACCACTTAGAGAAAGGGGTGATGATATAAAACAACTTGTTAATTTCTTTTTAGAACGAGCAATTAAAAACCATAAAAAAAATGTGAAAATATTAGATGAAGCAATGGAACTTTTAGCTTCTTATCCATGGCCAGGGAATGTAAGAGAACTAGAAAATACTATGGAGAGAATTGTTTTAATGGGTAATGAAAATGGCATAGATAGTTTTGATATGTCACTTCTTCTTCCTGCACTTGAAAAAGGAAAATTAGAAGATAAACCAATAGCTTCATCAAAACAAGCAAGCCACAAAAAAAGCTTAGAAGATATGGAAAAAGAGGCTATTAAAGAAGCTTTAATTGCAAATAACTTTAACCAATCAAGTGCTGCAAAAGAGTTAGGAATAACTCTTAGACAAATGGGTTATAAAATCAATAAATATGGAATAACAAATGAAATACAAGAATGA